The Actinomycetota bacterium genome contains the following window.
ACTCCGGCCATGCCGGCACGGGGCGTGGGCGCCAACCCCCCAGCCGCGGGCCCCCCCGGGCGCAGTCCAGCGGGCCGCACCGGTACCCGCCCCGCCGGGGCCCGCCTGCCCGGCGCCCTCCCCGACGGCCGCGCCGAAGGGGGCCCCGGTACCGGCAGCGGAGCCCCGCACTGGACGGAGCGGGCGGCCGAGCGCCGACCACCCCTGGCCGGCCAGCCCCGGCCACGCCGGTTCACGTGGCGGGTGGGCGCCTTTCTGGTGGCCTTCGTGGCCGTGCTCGGCGTGGTCGCGGCCAGCGTGGCCTGGTACGCCCGTAGCGCCTACTTCGTGAGCCTCACCGACGCCGACGAGGTGGCCGTCTACCAAGGACGACCCGGCGGTTTCCTGTGGTTCGAGCCGACCCTGGTCGAACGAGCCGGGCTCGACCTGGCCGAGGTCCTGCCGGCCAAGCATGACGAGCTGCGGGCCGGCAAGGAGGAACCGTCGCGAGCCGACGCCGACCGCTACGTCGAGAACCTGCGCAGGACGGCGGTAACCACCACCGTGCTGCCGCCCTTCGACCCGGGACCGGCCACCCCCACCACCACCCCCACAGCCGGCGGGGCGACATCGACGACCCAGGGCCCGCCGCCATGATGGCCGTCGTCCGTCGCAACACCGAGCTGGGCCTCATCCTGCTGGCCGGGCTGATCACCGCCGGCGGTTACGTGCTGGCCAGCCTGGGCCGCAACGCCTCGCTCCCGGCCAACCTGCTGCCCTTCCTGCTGGTCATCCTCGGGTTGCTGGCCGCGGCCCACATCGCCACCCGGGTGCTGGCACCGGGCGCGGACGGCATCCTGCTCCCCCTGGCCGGCCTCCTCAACGGGATCGGCTACATCTTCATCGCCCGCCTCGACCGCGACCTGGCGGCCTTGCAGGCGCTGTGGACGGCGGTGGCCATCGGCGGGTTCATCCTGACCTTGTACGTGGTCCGCCGGGCCCGCGACATGGAGCGGTTCCGCTACACGCTGGCCTTCGTGGGCCTCGCCCTGCTGCTCATGCCCCTGCTGCCCATCGTCGGCCAGAACATCAACGGGGCCCGGCTGTGGGTGCGCCTGGGTCCCGTGAACTTCCAGCCCGGCGAGCTGGCCAAGATCGCCCTGTGCATCTTCTTCGCCTCCTACCTGGTCGAAAAGCAGATGCTGCTGAGCCATGCCCGCCTCCAGCTCGGGCCCATCCCCTTCCCCGACCTCAAGCACTTCGGGCCGCTGGTGCTCATGTGGGGCGTGTCACTGGTCGTGATGGTCTTCCAGAAGGACCTGGGGTCGTCGT
Protein-coding sequences here:
- a CDS encoding FtsW/RodA/SpoVE family cell cycle protein, whose amino-acid sequence is MMAVVRRNTELGLILLAGLITAGGYVLASLGRNASLPANLLPFLLVILGLLAAAHIATRVLAPGADGILLPLAGLLNGIGYIFIARLDRDLAALQALWTAVAIGGFILTLYVVRRARDMERFRYTLAFVGLALLLMPLLPIVGQNINGARLWVRLGPVNFQPGELAKIALCIFFASYLVEKQMLLSHARLQLGPIPFPDLKHFGPLVLMWGVSLVVMVFQKDLGSSLLFFALFITLLWVATGRVAYLIVGGALFSAGAYLAWSMFGHVRDRVSIWLDPWPVATEEGFQIVQALFAFAAGGFAGTNLSQGSPDRIPAVTTDFAFAAIGEELGLLGASAVLVAFLLMVGAGLRIALRAEPPFEKLLATGLTAILGFQSFIIVAGVIRLVPLTGITLPFISYGGSSLLSNYVLLALLMRLSDDQASREQAQAASRDQTQVGAA